One window of the Klebsiella sp. WP3-W18-ESBL-02 genome contains the following:
- a CDS encoding IS5-like element IS5 family transposase, producing MSHQLTFADSEFSSKRRQTRKEIFLSRMEQILPWQNMVEVIEPFYPKAGNGRRPYPLETMLRIHCMQHWYNLSDGAMEDALYEIASMRLFARLSLDSALPDRTTIMNFRHLLEQHQLARQLFKTINRWLAEAGVMMTQGTLVDATIIEAPSSTKNKEQQRDPEMHQTKKGNQWHFGMKAHIGVDAKSGLTHSLVTTAANEHDLNQLGNLLHGEEQFVSADAGYQGAPQREELAEVDVDWLIAERPGKVRTLKQHPRKNKTAINIEYMKASIRAKVEHPFRIIKRQFGFVKARYKGLLKNDNQLAMLFTLANLFRADQMIRQWERSH from the coding sequence ATGAGTCATCAACTCACCTTCGCCGACAGTGAATTCAGCAGTAAGCGCCGTCAGACCAGAAAAGAGATTTTCTTGTCCCGCATGGAGCAGATTCTGCCATGGCAAAACATGGTGGAAGTCATCGAGCCGTTTTACCCCAAGGCTGGTAATGGCCGGCGACCTTATCCGCTGGAAACCATGCTACGCATTCACTGCATGCAGCATTGGTACAACCTGAGCGATGGCGCGATGGAAGATGCTCTGTACGAAATCGCCTCCATGCGTCTGTTTGCCCGGTTATCCCTGGATAGCGCCTTGCCTGACCGCACCACCATCATGAATTTCCGCCACCTGCTGGAGCAGCATCAACTGGCCCGCCAATTGTTCAAGACCATCAATCGCTGGCTGGCCGAAGCAGGCGTCATGATGACTCAAGGCACCTTGGTCGATGCCACCATCATTGAGGCACCCAGCTCGACCAAGAACAAAGAGCAGCAACGCGATCCGGAGATGCATCAGACCAAGAAAGGCAATCAGTGGCACTTTGGCATGAAGGCCCACATTGGTGTCGATGCCAAGAGTGGCCTGACCCACAGCCTGGTCACCACCGCGGCCAACGAGCATGACCTCAATCAGCTGGGTAATCTGCTTCATGGAGAGGAGCAATTTGTCTCAGCCGATGCCGGCTACCAAGGGGCGCCACAGCGCGAGGAGCTGGCCGAGGTGGATGTGGACTGGCTGATCGCCGAGCGCCCCGGCAAGGTAAGAACCTTGAAACAGCATCCACGCAAGAACAAAACGGCCATCAACATCGAATACATGAAAGCCAGCATCCGGGCCAAGGTGGAGCACCCATTTCGCATCATCAAGCGACAGTTCGGCTTCGTGAAAGCCAGATACAAGGGGTTGCTGAAAAACGATAACCAACTGGCGATGTTATTCACGCTGGCCAACCTGTTTCGGGCGGACCAAATGATACGTCAGTGGGAGAGATCTCACTAA
- the pabB gene encoding aminodeoxychorismate synthase component 1 — MLHPSTMTLPWRQDAAEFYFAPLSASPWAMMLHSGYADHPHSRYDIVVAEPCATLVTHGEITVVNHDGSSHTSTADPLHLLQQTLDARGFAREPLSDLPFTGGAVGLFGYDLGRRFETLPQHAERDITLADMAVGLYDWALIVDHQREVVTLLSYGDIDARLAWLQQQAMPETEPFALTSAWHSNMSRQQYGEKFRQVQAYLHSGDCYQVNLAQRFQARYRGDEWAAFVRLNHANRAPFSAFLRFADSAILSLSPERFIHLEQGQIQTRPIKGTLPRLDDPQADAAQAQKLAASPKDRAENLMIVDLMRNDIGRVATPGSVRVPELFVVEPFPAVHHLVSTITAELPAALHASDLLRAAFPGGSITGAPKVRAMEIIDELEPHRRNAWCGSIGYLSACGNMDTSITIRTVTATGGTLYCSAGGGLVADSNEDAEYQETFDKVNRILHQLES; from the coding sequence ATGTTACACCCTTCTACGATGACGCTGCCGTGGCGACAGGACGCCGCGGAATTCTATTTTGCCCCGCTCAGCGCCTCTCCGTGGGCGATGATGCTGCACTCCGGCTACGCCGATCACCCGCACAGCCGCTATGACATCGTGGTCGCCGAACCCTGCGCCACGCTGGTAACCCACGGCGAAATAACCGTGGTAAACCACGATGGCAGCAGCCATACCTCAACGGCTGACCCGCTACATCTGTTGCAGCAGACGCTGGACGCGCGCGGTTTTGCTCGCGAGCCGTTAAGCGATTTACCCTTTACCGGCGGTGCCGTTGGGCTTTTCGGCTATGATTTGGGGCGACGGTTCGAAACGCTGCCGCAGCACGCCGAACGCGATATCACGCTGGCAGATATGGCGGTTGGCCTCTACGACTGGGCGCTGATTGTCGACCACCAGCGCGAGGTCGTCACCCTGCTCAGCTACGGCGATATCGATGCGCGTCTGGCATGGCTCCAACAGCAGGCAATGCCTGAGACCGAGCCCTTTGCTCTGACGTCGGCCTGGCACTCAAACATGAGCCGCCAGCAGTATGGCGAGAAGTTCCGCCAGGTGCAGGCCTATCTGCACAGCGGCGACTGCTACCAGGTCAACCTGGCGCAGCGCTTTCAGGCCCGCTATCGCGGCGACGAGTGGGCAGCATTTGTCCGCCTGAATCACGCCAACCGCGCGCCGTTCAGCGCATTTTTACGTTTTGCCGACAGCGCTATTTTAAGCCTGTCGCCGGAGCGTTTTATCCATCTGGAACAAGGGCAGATCCAGACCCGCCCGATTAAAGGCACCCTGCCGCGCCTCGACGATCCGCAGGCCGACGCCGCGCAGGCGCAGAAGCTGGCCGCATCGCCGAAGGACCGGGCAGAAAATCTGATGATTGTCGACCTGATGCGCAACGACATTGGCCGCGTGGCCACACCCGGTAGCGTACGCGTGCCGGAACTGTTTGTCGTCGAACCCTTCCCGGCGGTACACCACCTGGTGAGCACCATCACCGCCGAACTGCCCGCCGCGCTGCACGCCAGCGATCTGCTGCGCGCCGCTTTCCCCGGCGGCTCCATTACCGGTGCGCCGAAGGTGCGGGCAATGGAGATTATTGACGAGCTGGAGCCGCATCGTCGTAACGCCTGGTGCGGCAGCATCGGCTATCTCAGCGCCTGCGGCAATATGGACACCAGCATTACTATCCGTACCGTCACCGCTACCGGCGGCACGCTTTACTGCTCCGCTGGCGGCGGTCTGGTCGCCGACAGTAATGAAGATGCGGAATATCAGGAAACATTTGATAAAGTGAATCGTATCTTACATCAACTGGAGTCCTGA
- the sdaA gene encoding L-serine ammonia-lyase, with translation MISIFDMFKVGIGPSSSHTVGPMKAGKQFVDDLVEKGLIDDVTRVAVDVYGSLSLTGKGHHTDIAIIMGLAGNQPDTVDIDAIPAFIRDVETRGRLLLANGRVEVDFPADDSMRFRSENLSLHENAMRIHAWAGETLVYSKTYYSIGGGFIVDEEHFGKEASDAVSVPYPFASATEMLGYCKETGLSLSGMVMQNELALHSKKEIEDYFANVWQTMRACIDRGMNTEGILPGPLRVPRRASALRRMLVSSDKLSHDPMNVVDWVNMFALAVNEENAAGGRVVTAPTNGACGIVPAVLAYYDHFIESVSPDIYIRYFLAAGAIGALYKMNASISGAEVGCQGEVGVACSMAAAGLAELLGASPEQVCIAAEIGMEHNLGLTCDPVAGQVQVPCIERNAIASVKAINAARMAMRRTSEPRVSLDKVIETMYETGKDMNAKYRETSRGGLAIKVQCD, from the coding sequence GTGATTAGTATATTCGACATGTTTAAGGTGGGGATTGGTCCCTCATCTTCCCATACTGTAGGGCCGATGAAGGCTGGCAAACAGTTCGTCGATGACCTGGTCGAAAAGGGACTGATTGATGACGTGACGCGCGTTGCCGTCGACGTCTACGGTTCACTGTCCCTCACCGGTAAGGGCCACCATACCGATATCGCGATTATTATGGGGCTGGCGGGTAACCAGCCGGACACCGTCGATATCGATGCGATCCCGGCGTTTATTCGTGACGTAGAAACCCGCGGCCGCCTGCTGCTGGCCAACGGGCGCGTGGAAGTTGATTTCCCGGCCGATGACAGCATGCGTTTTCGCAGCGAAAACCTCTCGCTGCATGAAAACGCCATGCGTATTCACGCCTGGGCCGGAGAAACTCTGGTTTACAGCAAAACCTACTACTCTATCGGCGGTGGCTTTATCGTCGATGAAGAACATTTCGGCAAAGAAGCCAGCGACGCGGTCAGCGTACCCTACCCGTTTGCTTCCGCCACGGAAATGCTCGGCTACTGCAAAGAAACCGGGCTGTCGCTCTCCGGTATGGTGATGCAAAACGAGCTGGCACTGCACAGCAAAAAAGAGATTGAAGACTATTTTGCCAACGTCTGGCAGACCATGCGCGCCTGTATCGACCGTGGCATGAACACCGAAGGCATCCTGCCTGGGCCGCTGCGCGTCCCGCGCCGTGCCTCTGCGCTGCGCCGCATGCTGGTGTCCAGCGATAAGCTCTCCCACGACCCGATGAACGTGGTTGACTGGGTGAATATGTTTGCGCTGGCGGTCAACGAAGAGAACGCCGCCGGTGGCCGCGTGGTTACCGCACCGACAAACGGGGCCTGCGGGATCGTACCGGCGGTACTGGCCTACTACGATCACTTTATCGAGTCGGTAAGTCCGGATATCTACATCCGCTATTTCCTTGCGGCGGGCGCTATTGGGGCGCTGTACAAGATGAACGCGTCTATTTCCGGTGCCGAAGTAGGCTGCCAGGGGGAAGTGGGCGTGGCCTGCTCAATGGCGGCGGCCGGCCTCGCGGAACTGCTGGGCGCGAGCCCGGAGCAGGTATGTATCGCGGCGGAAATCGGCATGGAGCACAACCTGGGGCTGACCTGTGACCCGGTGGCCGGTCAGGTGCAGGTGCCGTGCATTGAACGTAATGCGATCGCCTCGGTGAAAGCGATCAACGCCGCGCGGATGGCGATGCGTCGTACCAGCGAGCCGCGCGTGTCGCTCGATAAAGTCATTGAAACCATGTACGAGACCGGCAAAGACATGAATGCCAAATACCGCGAAACGTCGCGCGGCGGTCTGGCCATCAAAGTACAGTGTGACTAA
- a CDS encoding phosphodiester glycosidase family protein — MASRLTLLLAIAPLTAAAAESCSLTDPQLTLQSYTVDAARERIAMYWLKPDGKAYGSLRGLLNVINDDGRVHMAMNGGIYDKAYAPLGLYIENGERKAALNRASGGGNFFIKPGGVFYLRGQQAGIVSLDKLKSTKGMDYAVQSGPMLIENGIINWRLKPSASSRKLRNGVGITAQGKVVFMLSERETNFYDFACYAKSRLNVRQMLYLDGTISKMYQQGGSIPWQYHPFVTLITVEKR; from the coding sequence ATGGCTTCCCGTTTAACGCTGTTGCTGGCGATAGCGCCGCTGACAGCAGCGGCCGCAGAATCTTGCTCGCTAACCGATCCTCAACTGACGCTGCAAAGCTATACCGTTGATGCTGCTCGCGAGCGTATTGCGATGTACTGGCTTAAGCCCGACGGTAAGGCCTACGGTTCGCTGCGTGGGTTGCTTAATGTGATTAACGACGACGGTCGGGTGCACATGGCGATGAACGGCGGAATCTACGATAAAGCCTATGCGCCGCTGGGGTTGTACATTGAAAACGGCGAGCGCAAAGCGGCCCTCAACCGGGCTTCCGGCGGCGGCAACTTTTTCATTAAGCCCGGGGGCGTATTCTATCTGCGTGGTCAGCAGGCGGGGATTGTCAGCCTCGATAAGCTAAAGTCGACGAAGGGCATGGACTACGCGGTTCAGTCCGGCCCGATGCTGATTGAAAATGGCATCATCAACTGGCGACTCAAGCCGTCGGCCAGTTCGCGCAAGTTGCGCAACGGCGTCGGCATCACCGCTCAGGGAAAGGTGGTATTTATGCTGAGCGAACGCGAAACCAATTTCTACGATTTTGCCTGCTATGCAAAATCTCGTCTCAACGTCCGGCAGATGCTCTATCTGGACGGCACCATTTCTAAAATGTACCAGCAGGGGGGCTCGATCCCCTGGCAGTATCATCCTTTCGTCACCCTGATTACCGTTGAGAAGCGGTAG
- a CDS encoding YoaH family protein, translated as MFAGLPSLSHEQQQKAVERIQELMAQGMASGQAIALVADELRANHTGERIVARFEDEDE; from the coding sequence ATGTTTGCAGGATTACCTTCACTGAGCCATGAGCAGCAGCAGAAAGCCGTCGAGCGTATTCAGGAACTGATGGCGCAAGGTATGGCGAGCGGCCAGGCTATTGCGCTGGTAGCCGATGAACTGCGTGCGAACCACACCGGTGAGCGCATCGTCGCCCGCTTTGAGGACGAAGACGAGTAA
- a CDS encoding CoA pyrophosphatase, protein MEERSLNLDDFLSRFQLLRPQPSRAALNARQAAVLVPIVRRPEPGLLLTQRSARLRKHPGQVAFPGGAVDSSDASLIAAALREAQEEVAIPPESVEIIGMLPPVDSVTGFQVTPVLGVIPPNLHYHASEDEVASVFEMPLAEALRLGRYHPLDIHRRGNSHRVWLSWYQHYFVWGMTAGIIRELALQVGLKP, encoded by the coding sequence ATGGAAGAGCGTTCGCTGAATCTGGACGACTTTCTCTCCCGCTTTCAGCTGCTTCGCCCGCAGCCCAGCCGCGCGGCCTTAAACGCCCGCCAGGCGGCGGTGCTCGTGCCCATTGTGCGCCGTCCCGAGCCGGGTCTGCTGCTCACGCAGCGCTCAGCGCGTTTGCGCAAACACCCCGGACAGGTAGCGTTCCCCGGCGGCGCGGTAGACAGCAGCGACGCCTCGCTGATTGCCGCTGCCCTGCGTGAAGCACAGGAAGAAGTCGCCATTCCGCCAGAAAGCGTGGAAATTATCGGCATGCTGCCGCCGGTCGACAGCGTCACCGGTTTTCAGGTGACGCCGGTGCTTGGCGTGATCCCGCCGAATTTGCACTATCACGCCAGCGAAGATGAAGTGGCCTCCGTGTTCGAAATGCCGCTGGCCGAAGCGCTGCGTCTGGGCCGTTACCATCCGCTCGACATCCACCGTCGCGGCAATTCGCACCGCGTCTGGCTCTCCTGGTATCAGCACTATTTTGTCTGGGGCATGACCGCCGGCATCATTCGTGAGCTGGCGCTACAAGTGGGCCTGAAGCCCTGA